The Candidatus Binatus sp. sequence GGCAGTGAGACACATCGGGGATGGCGGCCGGGGCACTTGGCTCCGTTTCTAACCGGCTGCGACACGAGAACGGAGACACGCACGTAGTGGTCTGCGACGACGTGTTCTCGGACGCGGGTTCAACTCCCGCCGCCTCCACCATTTTTATTGTTAGTAAAAACAGCAATATACAGCGGTCAGCGGAACTGCTGTACTCCTTTTGTCCCCTCGGCGTATACTGCTGTCGTGCTGACCATCTACCGGAGGCACCAGCCGCCCTGTCGCTACACCTCTCGACGATTTCGAAAGTGTAAGTGTCCAATTTGGGTGCAGGGATCACTTCGTGGCGAGTACATTCGCCAAAGCCTAGATCTCCGTTCCTGGGAAGCTGCCTCGGACTTAGTTCGAGGCTGGGAGGCCTCGGGCGTATTGGGCGTCGTGAAGCCCGAAGTCCCAACCGTGAAGGAGGCCGTCGGCAAGTTTCTTCACGACCTCGAACACGGACAGCAGCGCAAGGCGGCTACTCTTCAGAAACACAAGAACCTGTTGGAAAAGAGGTTGCTACCCTGGTGCGTTGAGAAGGGGTTTCGTCTTCTGAAACAGCTCGACACAGACGCCTTGCGCGAATTTCGTTCGGGCTGGCCAGATTCTCCGATCACGGCGCAGAAAAATCTTGAGCGTCTCCGCGCTTTCTTTTGGTTTAGTCACAGTGCCGGATGGGTCAAGAGCAACCCCGCCACAGCTGTAAAAGCCCCCAAGGCCGGCAAGCCATCTGAGCGGGTCAAGGTGTTCACCGAAGATCAAATCCAGAGAGTCCTCAAGGCGTGTGCTCAGTATCCCGCGCGCAATGCATACGGACACGACAACCCGGCACGCGTGCTCGCGTTCGTCCTGCCCTTGAGGTACTCCGGACTTCGAATTGGCGATTGCGTAGGACTGAAAAAGGAAAACTTGGAGAACGATCGACTGTTCCTCCGGACTCAGAAGTCTGGGGAGTCAGTATATGTTCCGCTTCCCAAAGTTACCGTCGCGGCTCTGAAGAAGATTGAAAATGGTGGCGAGCATTTCTTCTGGACGGGCAATGGCCTCAGAAAATCAGCCGTTGCCGACTGGCAACGCTCTCTTCGTCGGGTCTTCGAGGACGCAAAGATAACGGGCAACGCACACATGTTTCGTCACACATTTGCGACCGACCTTTTGGCGCGAGGAGTCCCTATTGAAGACGTCGCGATTCTTCTTGGACACGCAACCCCGATAATTACGGCGAAGTACTATTCACATTTCGTGAAGGAACGCCGAGAGCGTCTCGAAGATCGCGTCAGAGCGCTCTGGGTCTAGCGTTGGGGCCGAAAAAAAAGAAGGCTATGGACGCTGCCGCCCACAGCCATCATCATCTAGGGTTTAGTCATTCGCTGATGAACCCGAGACGCAACCGACGCCGGAATCCTGAGCGTGCGGTACACGCGTCGGCCCGGCTGTTGGCGAAAGAACACGACGACTCCTGGCTCTCGAAGCATCAGACGACGAACGAAGTCTTCACTCATCGCCCACACTTCGGCAAGTTCCTCCACCGTGAAATGCCGCTCAAACGCGACTGTGTGATCCGCCATTTCTCTGGCTCACTCGGTCATCGAGTGCAAGCGCCTGTCACCAGGCACCTGCCAGATGGCGTCGAACACCCTGCGCCGGATTGCCGGCAGATACTCCGTCTCTGACGCAAACAGGAACATTCGCAAGCCCCGCTCATTGACCGCGTGGCATGCTTGCGTCAGATTCCTGGCCCGCTCGGCGCTCGTCGTCACGGTGACGACGAGGCAGTTTTTGGCTCCGACTCGCGATTCCTGTTGGCCCGACCGCCAGAAATGGAAGTAGCCGCGAAGCTTCGTGACAAACCGCGGCACGTCCATCGTGCCGCGATCGGCCTCGAAGAAGCCGTGAACGGCTTCGCCCGTGTTCAGCAGTCTCAGGATGAAGAACGCGTCCGGCGCTATCGGAATGCGCTCGCGCCGATCGCCGGCCTCGACCCAGACGGTGTCTCGAATGGCACCGTCTGGCAACCAGCGTTCAAGCCGAATCTTTCCGTTGGCCTCGCCGGCATAGCGCAACGCGGTCTGAAAACGGCTGATCATGAGGCCGTGCTCGAGGTAATGGGTCCGGAGTTGGCGATTCTTCTCGCTCCAGTCGGCGATGGGCTTTTGTCCCGTCTCTTGCGCAATCAGTTCGGCGCCACGTTGCCCGAGCGCGTAGACCATCGGCGCGTTGCCGATTTGACGCTGAGAGCGCGGACGATCAAGGTAGCCGTGGTGGAACAGTCGCTGAAGCCGTCGGAGAATCGCTTGGTCAGAGCCGCCACTCAAGAGTTGGATGTCGGCTGATGAAATGACGCGGTACTGAGACGCCAGGCGGACGATCTCCCGGTCGCGATCCTGCATTTGAAATGACGGTTTCCCGAATCGATGGCGCACGTACCGAGGCAAGCGCGTTGATTCTTGGGTGTCCATGCTCACTCCCTGAAGCTTCGAATCGGCTCGCGGAGCCTTGGGTCTGTTGCGCCGGCGGTCAGCGCCGCCACTTTGCGCTGCCGCTCTTCGCTTTCCGCTTCGACGGCGGCGACGGGCTGGGTATAGCGGCAGGCTTCGAGCGCCCGCGTGACAAAGCGGTCGCTTGCGCCGGCGTTCCGCTCTACTTCGACATCGGGTGTCCTCACATGAATAACCGGCCCGTTGTAGATACGGACAAGCGCTTCTCGCTTGGCTAAGCCGTGGACGCGCGCGGTACGCTCCTCCCACTGTTCTTCGACCGAAGCAAACTGGCGTCCCGTTTCCTCTTGGAATTCCTCGTATCGAGTTATCGGGACGAGGCTGCGCGAGCCCCCTGACGAATGCGAGCGCTGCAAGGCTCTCGACCCACTCGAAGATTGACTGCTGCTTGCGCTCATGCCCTGCGCCGTTGTCCGAGCGACAACATCGTCCTCGTCGTGCTGTCCATCCCGATTATTGTCATCAATCTCGTAGGCTGTGCTCTCACTCTGCTGCGTATTGGTGCTCGATGACTCACCCCACGAAAAACCATTCGCCTCTCCCTCACTGTCGGTCCACGACTCAGACTCCACCTCGAACACATCGGCCACCGGTCGAAATCTCGTCCCATGCGCGACGTGCTTGACCTCGTCGCCGCGCACTGCGCCGGTGAACAACTCACGAGCCATGCGCTCTGCTTCAAGGCGCTCGAGTCCGCCGAAGACGACGCGGCACTTCGCGTTCGTAAGGATCGCCGAAAGGACTTCCGAATCTTCACGTTCGAGCTGTCGGAGACGCTGGTGTGCGAGTACAAAGTGAACTCCATACTTCCTCAGTTCGTCCATGGAGTTGGCTAGGTCAGCGCTCGCGAACTGGCCGCATTCGTCGACAATCACGAAGTGATCGCGGCGTCTCGCGGGGTTGCGCATCTTGGCGGCGTGATAGATCGAATTGAGGAGTAGGGATCCAAGTAGTCGCTGCGTCTCGGGTGACGATGACATGCCGCCGAGGTTGACCAAGAAGTGTTGACCGGTGTCCATCACCTGGCGCAGGTTCAGCACGCGGTTTGTCTGTCCAAGCATCCGTTGAATACGAACGCTTTGCAGAAAGCGACGGATTCGATTCCTGGAGCTCTCCACAACTGCCAGCCGGTCAGCGCGCGAGAGCTTTTCGAACTCTAGCCAGTCCTGCCGAACGAACGGATCGCTTACCCGCTCTCGCAATGCGGTCCGAAACTCTCCATGGTCGACATTTAAGAATTCATAGCTTTCAAGCAGGGTCAGGCCGCTTTCCGCAAGCATCCTGAACATGCCCCGCAGAATTCCTTCGAGCCGCGGCGTCTCGTCGAAGCTCGCAGAGCCCCACGCTTTGAGGCACGCATCGAGCACGAGGCTGGCAGCCTCACTTGGATCGTCAACTGCGCGCAACGGATTGAATCCAACGCTGTAGCGGTCGTCGCTAGGATCAAGCAGAACAATGCGTCCTGGGTGCACCGCCGAACGGCGCAGGGCGGAAACCGCATAGGCAAAAAGATCGCCGTGGGGATCAAGCAGGCTGAACGACTGGTGGTGTGTGATGAGCTGGTCGATCAGATTGCGGAGCCAGAAGCTTTTCCCGTACCCGGACGCGCCAACGACGTGGACGGACGTCTCCATGAGGACGTCAAGGGGCAGGTACACAGCATCTCGCGTGGTCATGTCTTGACCGATGGTCAGTTCGCGATTCAGGTACGCGCGAACGTTTCGGTGCGTAGCTGCGTTCATGGTTCGTCCTCCCCGTCCACGTCGGCCAGGAATTGGCGAATACGTTTTGGAAGGGCATTCTCTGGTAAGCGATAGCTCTCAAGGAGAGCTCGAAGCTCGTGAGCCTTCTGGCCGTCGTCGATGTCCTCATCGATGATGTCCGCGACCTCCGACCTGAAATCGGCGAGCGCGGCACGCTGAGCCGCTGCCCGCGCTTGCAACTCCTCGCGGTGTTCGCCAACGACCTGCTGACTTCGAGAGACCGCTTCAGGCGGCGCTTCGAGGAGCTTCTGGCGGCGAGACGTTTCGATGGCCTTTAGGGTGCCAAGACGCGTGCTCGCGAGCGCCAGCTTTTCAGCAATTTGTTCCCTGAGGGTGAGTTCGTTCAAGAACGCTTCGAGTTGCCCACTGCGTAGGTCGGTGACTGACTGGAACAACGCCGTCATGTCTGCGACCATGTCTTTTCGCACCCGAAGGAGCGCTTGAGCGTTCCCCGCTGCGGCGAGCTTCTGCGCCATCTGGGCGCCGCGAACGTCAAACTCTGTCAGCCATTCCCAGAACGACCGCCTGCGGTCCTCGAATGGCGAAAACGCCTCTTCAACCAGCTGCTGAATGTCAGGCGTGACGATTCGGTCTGGAAGCTCGTTCATCCACGACGGTTCCGCGACCGCGAGCGATGTAGGCTCGGGAGCTTGGTACAACTCCAACGACTCTTGGTTGTCGTCGTTGTCTGCGCTGTCTTCTACACACTCCAAGCCATCGGCCCGGATGATGTCGCCGTACTCCGTGTCCATCAACCAGTCGTAGATCGGAGTCGGAATCTCCGCGCCGTCCTTGTAGTCGCTATAGGCAAGATGGGGAACGACGCGCCACTCGTGGCATTGATAACAGCGCTGTCTCCAAGGTTCGTTAGGGATCAGGGAATGGATGGACACTGATTGTTCCCCGCAGTCCCGGCAGAACAAATTGACCGCCTCTTGTTCGAGACGGCGGCATCGAGCACAAAGTAGTTGCTCGTCGGTACCGCGCGCAGTTCGAGATCGTTCAGCGGCTACCGGTGTGAGGTATACCTCGCAGGTGAAACATTTGTACACCTCGGCGTCTATCGGCTGAATGTGTTGCGCCGGAAGGAAGCGGGTCATTTGCCACCGCCTTTCGGCATCGACGCAAGGTCGGCGGCTCGGGTGATGTGCAATTCGCGCAACCACTCGCAGGCCTCCGACTCGGCTCCGCGGAAGAGAGCCCATCGGAGCGCAGCAAGCTCACGTGTCGCTTGCGTTTGCAGAA is a genomic window containing:
- a CDS encoding site-specific integrase, which gives rise to MKPEVPTVKEAVGKFLHDLEHGQQRKAATLQKHKNLLEKRLLPWCVEKGFRLLKQLDTDALREFRSGWPDSPITAQKNLERLRAFFWFSHSAGWVKSNPATAVKAPKAGKPSERVKVFTEDQIQRVLKACAQYPARNAYGHDNPARVLAFVLPLRYSGLRIGDCVGLKKENLENDRLFLRTQKSGESVYVPLPKVTVAALKKIENGGEHFFWTGNGLRKSAVADWQRSLRRVFEDAKITGNAHMFRHTFATDLLARGVPIEDVAILLGHATPIITAKYYSHFVKERRERLEDRVRALWV
- a CDS encoding replication-relaxation family protein; this encodes MQDRDREIVRLASQYRVISSADIQLLSGGSDQAILRRLQRLFHHGYLDRPRSQRQIGNAPMVYALGQRGAELIAQETGQKPIADWSEKNRQLRTHYLEHGLMISRFQTALRYAGEANGKIRLERWLPDGAIRDTVWVEAGDRRERIPIAPDAFFILRLLNTGEAVHGFFEADRGTMDVPRFVTKLRGYFHFWRSGQQESRVGAKNCLVVTVTTSAERARNLTQACHAVNERGLRMFLFASETEYLPAIRRRVFDAIWQVPGDRRLHSMTE
- a CDS encoding type IV secretory system conjugative DNA transfer family protein — translated: MNAATHRNVRAYLNRELTIGQDMTTRDAVYLPLDVLMETSVHVVGASGYGKSFWLRNLIDQLITHHQSFSLLDPHGDLFAYAVSALRRSAVHPGRIVLLDPSDDRYSVGFNPLRAVDDPSEAASLVLDACLKAWGSASFDETPRLEGILRGMFRMLAESGLTLLESYEFLNVDHGEFRTALRERVSDPFVRQDWLEFEKLSRADRLAVVESSRNRIRRFLQSVRIQRMLGQTNRVLNLRQVMDTGQHFLVNLGGMSSSPETQRLLGSLLLNSIYHAAKMRNPARRRDHFVIVDECGQFASADLANSMDELRKYGVHFVLAHQRLRQLEREDSEVLSAILTNAKCRVVFGGLERLEAERMARELFTGAVRGDEVKHVAHGTRFRPVADVFEVESESWTDSEGEANGFSWGESSSTNTQQSESTAYEIDDNNRDGQHDEDDVVARTTAQGMSASSSQSSSGSRALQRSHSSGGSRSLVPITRYEEFQEETGRQFASVEEQWEERTARVHGLAKREALVRIYNGPVIHVRTPDVEVERNAGASDRFVTRALEACRYTQPVAAVEAESEERQRKVAALTAGATDPRLREPIRSFRE